Proteins encoded within one genomic window of Suricata suricatta isolate VVHF042 chromosome 17, meerkat_22Aug2017_6uvM2_HiC, whole genome shotgun sequence:
- the GGT6 gene encoding glutathione hydrolase 6 — MEPTAGPAVLYQKLLLWDPSLESEEEETSELVVPDPWRPQDSLGIEAGRLPGAWARLLAALLLLAVGCSLAVRQLRASSSSAAPAPNGHSHHPGVYHHGAVVSPAATCSHLGRELLVAGGNVVDAGVGAALCLAVVHPHATGLGAMFWGLFHNSTTGSSTALMPGPARALAPGLGLPSALPALHLLHTHFGRLPWPRLLVGPTTLAKDGFLVDTALARALATQSTDGLCPLLCHTDGTPLGPGARATNPKLAAVLEKAALAPTPDLAGDALLSLLARDLGLEGPSPGPGPTLEPALQLPVPQGILFTTPSPSAGPELLAMVEAALHPGGPSPDPCSILPQAPVTPGSGVLATVDSSGSVLLLTSSLNSSFGSGHLSPSTGVLLSNLVAKSTSSGWACPLILRGGSDDTETDVLGLVASGSPVVARVMTRALLSHLAGPQAQAQQQQRQGTTQSPSLCGQGTLLQVASRSEHAHVSGVPIGCCTFQGF; from the exons ATGGAGCCCACCGCAGGGCCCGCTGTGCTCTACCAAAAGCTACTGCTCTGGGATCCGAGCTTGGAGTCTGAGGAAGAGGAGACCTCAGAGCTGGTGGTTCCTGATCCCTGGAGGCCCCAGGACTCCTTGGG GATCGAGGCTGGCAGgctgcctggggcctgggcccGCCTACTCGCGGCCCTGCTGCTGCTGGCCGTTGGCTGCTCCCTGGCGGTCAGGCAGCTCCGCGCCAGCAGCAGCTCTGCGGCCCCTGCACCCAACGGCCACTCCCACCACCCTGGCGTGTACCACCACGGGGCCGTCGTCAGCCCTGCAG CCACCTGCTCCCACCTGGGCCGAGAGCTGCTTGTCGCCGGGGGCAACGTCGTGGACGCTGGAGTGGGAGCCGCCTTGTGCCTGGCGGTGGTCCACCCTCACGCCACAGGGCTAG GTGCCATGTTCTGGGGCCTCTTCCACAACAGCACCACAGGCAGCTCCACTGCCCTGATGCCAGGCCCAGCCCGGGCACTGGCTCCTGGCCTAGGGCTGCCATCCGCTCTGCCCGCCCTGCACCTGCTGCACACACACTTTGGCCGCCTGCCCTGGCCACGCCTGCTGGTGGGCCCCACCACGCTGGCTAAGGATGGCTTCCTGGTGGATACGGCCCTGGCCAGGGCCCTGGCCACCCAGAGCACAGACGGCCTCTGCCCACTGCTTTGCCACACTGATGGGACCCCGCTGGGCCCTGGAGCCCGAGCCACCAACCCCAAGCTGGCAGCGGTGCTAGAAAAGGCGGCActggcccccaccccagacctggcCGGGGACGCCCTGCTGAGTCTGCTGGCCAGAGACCTGGGGCTGGAGGGACCCTCGCCTGGGCCTGGGCccaccctggagcctgccctgCAGCTTCCTGTGCCCCAGGGCATCCTGttcaccacccccagcccctcagctGGCCCAGAACTGCTGGCGATGGTGGAGGCAGCCTTGCACCCTGGAGGGCCCAGCCCTGACCCCTGCTCGATCCTCCCACAAGCTCCTGTGACCCCTGGGAGCGGTGTCCTGGCCACTGTAGACAGCAGCGGCTCTGTGCTCCTTCTCACCTCCTCACTCAACAGCTCCTTTGGCTCCGGACATCTGTCCCCAAGCACGGGGGTTCTGCTTAGCAACCTGGTAGCCAAGTCTACAAGTAGTGGCTGGGCTTGCCCCCTCATCCTCCGTGGTGGCTCTGAcgacacagagactgatgtgttGGGGCTGGTGGCTTCAGGAAGCCCTGTAGTGGCTAGAGTCATGACCCGTGCCCTGCTCAGTCACCTGGCcgggccccaggcccaggcccagcagcagcagcggcagggAACAACACAGAGCCCTAGCCTTTGTGGCCAAGGGACCCTGCTCCAGGTGGCTTCTCGGTCAGAGCACGCCCATGTCTCCGGTGTCCCCATTGGCTGCTGTACCTTCCAGGGCTTCTAA
- the MYBBP1A gene encoding myb-binding protein 1A, whose translation MAEMESQDVAGPVAPGEASKSGARPVDREGLLKHSREFLDFFWDIAKPQQETRLEATEKLLEYLRARPEGSEMKYALKRLITGLGVGRETARPCYSLALAQLLQSFEDIPLCGILQQIQEKHDLQTVKKATMRPALFANLFGVLALFQSGRLVKDPEALMKSLRLLQTLAPHHNHLQEQPQKALVDILSEVPKAVLQEILPKVLRADLSSVLGSPEHLQIFLLAQQKVPRKLEELMGQVNLFSDENIPRLVNVLKAAAASVKKERKLPAVALDLLRLALQEGKFPRFWKDVVEQGLLKKQSWPASYLCFRLLGAALPLLSTEQLPLVMRGDLIRHFGEHVVTAKLPNQFKFAPEMNEYVGAFLEGCRDDPERQLAVVVAFTSVTNQGLPVLPTFWRVVKFLSPSALKGYVAWLRAMFLQPDLDSLVDFSTSNQKKAQDASLHGPERAVSRLRKWVILRLVSMVDALHAEKEEDVIEEVARFCFFHAFFEAKKSTSQIPETEQHFSFPLESRTREVVSGAFFSLLQTLSSQCRQAPEQVQDGQPCIHRLVQFADSLLNRSRNAAALTPFTAPQRQAWDRMLQTVQELEASSSGTKAKAAAFQHLLLLVGIHLFKSPTESCDLLGDIQTCVKKSLGEKTRRTRSKATNPQEPPWVEVLVEILLALLAQPSHLMRQVARSVFGHICPHLTPRALQLILDVLNPKEDADEDSVVVTDGPEEPLESAEDESSDGENGRASAGEEDSDEDSGDSEEEDRDADVDQGFREQLMAVLRAGKALGAVDGEDDDGDELGDEAMMALDQSLASLFAEQKLRIQARRDEKDKLRKEKVLRRDFQIRVLDLIEVLVTKQPENPLVLELLEPLLDVIRRSMRTSSTKQEQDLLHKTARIFTHHLCRSRHYCHDVGRLVGTLYVQVERLVGQASRQADASVSLYYFNAALYLLRVLKGNAASKPISKTPKKEKAGSKAKGSEVAQAAGGLDLSLLTPVYSSALTSFLTKRNSPLTVPMFLSLFSRHPVLCKSLLPIVIQHVTGPARPRHQAQACVLLQKALPTRELRACFEDPEWEQLVSQVLAKVTESLRTLGEAQTKSELQKELSSLGLLNTLFRTVHQEKLTVDLTTVLGVLQSKQPNLQQRLQQGERMAGSSRLYDLYWQAMKALGVQRPKSEKKDIKEAPSVTQNPISTKRKKKGFLPETKKRKKRKSEGPAQEEDAKPAATGEQQPPGTPSPGKRRRHKRKAPAAAAAAPPDPAPAPTQTPKLRKKKRKLSQVNGATPASPVEPADTKQPQKDLPAKGVSGKSPKSVLPRKKARLSLASRSPSLLQSVAKRKKVQLRKRKA comes from the exons ATGGCGGAGATGGAGAGTCAGGACGTCGCTGGGCCCGTGGCCCCCGGGGAGGCGAGCAAGAGCGGCGCCCGGCCCGTCGACCGTGAGGGCCTGCTGAAGCACAGCCGCGAGTTCCTGGACTTCTTCTGGGACATCGCGAAGCCGCAGCAGGAGACGCGGCTTGAGGCCACGGAGAAGCTGCTGGAGTACCTGCGCGCGAGGCCCGAG GGATCCGAGATGAAGTACGCCTTGAAGCGCCTCATCACTGGACTCGGGGTCGGGCGAGAGACCGCCCGGCCCTGCTACAGTCTGGCCCTGGCACAG CTGTTACAGTCTTTCGAAGACATCCCCTTGTGCGGCATCCTGCAGCAGATACAAGAGAAGCATGACCTGCAGACAGTTAAGAAG GCAACAATGAGACCTGCTCTTTTTGCGAACCTGTTTGGGGTGCTCGCCCTCTTTCAGTCGGGCAGGCTGGTGAAG GACCCGGAGGCGCTGATGAAGTCGCTGAGGCTGCTGCAGACCCTGGCCCCCCACCACAACCACCTGCAGGAGCAGCCCCAGAAGGCCCTGGTGGACATCCTGTCGGAG GTCCCGAAGGCCGTGCTGCAGGAGATCCTGCCGAAAGTCCTGAGAGCCGACTTGAGTTCAGTGCTTGGCTCCCCTGAGCACCTACAGATCTTCCTCTTGGCCCAGCAGAAGGTGCCCAGAAAGCTCGAGGAGCTGATGGGACAGGTCAACCTGTTCTCGGACGAGAACATCCCCAG ACTGGTGAATGTACTGAAGGCGGCGGCCGCCTCGGTGAAGAAGGAGCGGAAGCTGCCCGCCGTGGCTCTGGACCTGCTCCGCCTGGCGCTGCAGGAGGGCAAGTTCCCCCGGTTCTGGAAGGACGTCGTGGAGCAGGGGCTGCTGAAGAAGCAGTCCTGGCCCGCCAG CTACCTGTGTTTCCGCCTGCTGGGCGCAGCCCTGCCCCTGCTGTCCACGGAGCAGCTGCCCCTGGTGATGCGGGGGGACCTGATCCGGCATTTTGGGGAGCACGTGGTCACTGCTAAG CTCCCAAACCAGTTCAAGTTTGCTCCGGAGATGAATGAGTATGTGGGCGCCTTCCTGGAGGGCTGCCGTGATGACCCCGAGCGGCAGCTGGCCGTGGTGGTGGCCTTCACCTCCGTCACCAACCAGGGCCTCCCCGTGCTGCCTACCTTTTGGAGGGTTGTGAAGTTCCTGAGCCCCTCCGCCCTCAAGGGCTACGTGGCCTGGCTTCGGGCCATGTTTCTCCAGCCCGATCTGGACTCCCTGGTGGATTTTAGCACCAGCAACCAGAAGAAAGCCCAGGACGCTTCGCTGCACGG gccggAGAGAGCCGTGTCCCGGCTGCGGAAGTGGGTCATCCTGCGCCTGGTCAGCATGGTGGACGCCTTGCatgcagagaaggaggaggacgTGATTGAGGAGGTGGCCAG gttCTGTTTCTTCCACGCGTTCTTTGAAGCAAAGAAGTCCACGTCCCAGATCCCGGAGACCGAGCAGcacttctccttccctctggagAGTCGGACCCGGGAGGTGGTCAGCGGCGCCTTTTTCAG CCTGCTGCAGACCCTCAGCTCCCAGTGCAGGCAGGCGCCCGAGCAGGTGCAGGACGGCCAGCCCTGTATCCACCGCCTCGTGCAGTTTGCCGACTCACTGCTGAATCGCAGCCGCAACGCAGCCGCCCTGACACCCTTCACGGCACCGCAGCGCCAGGCCTGGGAccg GATGCTGCAGACTGTACAGGAACTGGAGGCCTCCTCCTCTGGGACCAAAGCCAAGGCCGCTGCCTTCCAGCACCTGCTCCTCCTGGTGGGCATCCACCTCTTCAAG TCCCCCACAGAGAGCTGTGACCTCCTGGGTGACATCCAGACATGTGTCAAGAAGAGCCTGGGGGAGAAGACCCGCCGGACCCGCTCCAAGGCCACCA ATCCCCAGGAGCCGCCATGGGTCGAGGTGCTGGTGGAGATCCTGCTCGCCCTCCTGGCCCAGCCCAGCCACCTGATGCGCCAGGTGGCCCGCAGCGTGTTCGGCCATATCTGTCCCCACTTGACCCCGCGCGCCCTGCAGCTGATCTTGGAT GTGCTGAACCCCAAGGAGGACGCAGACGAGGACAGCGTGGTGGTCACGGACGGCCCCGAGGAGCCGCTGGAGAGCGCAGAG GACGAGAGCTCCGACGGCGAGAATGGCAGAGCCTCGGCCGGCGAGGAGGACAGTGATGAGGATAGTGGCGACAGCGAGGAGGAAGACCGCGACGCGGACGTGGACCAGGGCTTCCGAGAGCAGCTGATGGCGGTGCTGCGGGCGGGAAAGGCGCTG GGCGCGGTGGACGGTGAGGACGACGATGGGGACGAGCTGGGGGACGAGGCCATGATGGCCCTGGACCAGAGCCTGGCCAGCCTCTTCGCCGAGCAGAAGCTGCGCATCCAGGCCCGGAGGGACGAGAAGGATAAGCTGCGGAAGGAGAAAGTGCTGCGGCGAGACTTCCAGATCCGG GTCCTGGACCTGATCGAGGTGCTGGTGACGAAGCAGCCGGAGAACCCACTGGTGCTGGAGCTGCTCGAGCCGCTGCTGGACGTCATCCGGCGGAGCATGCGCACAAGCAGCACGAAGCAGGAGCAGGACCTGCTGCACAAGACGGCCCGTATCTTCAC ACACCACCTGTGCCGCTCCCGGCACTACTGCCACGACGTGGGCCGGCTGGTGGGGACCCTGTACGTCCAGGTGGAGCGGCTGGTGGGGCAGGCCAGCCGCCAGGCCGACGCCTCCGTGTCCCTCTACTACTTCAACGCGGCTCTCTACCTCCTCCGCGTCTTGAAAGGCAACGCAGCCAGCAAGCCTATCTCTAAGACCCCGAAGAAGGAGAAAGCCGGCTCCAAGGCCAAGGGCTCAGAG GTGGCCCAGGCTGCCGGCGGCTTGGATTTGAGCCTCTTGACCCCAGTCTACTCATCAGCACTGACCTCCTTCCTGACCAAGCGCAACAGCCCGCTCACGGTTCCTATGTTCCTCAGCCTCTTTTCCCGGCACCCG GTCCTCTGTAAGAGCCTGCTGCCCATTGTGATCCAGCACGTGACGGGCCCAGCACGGCCCCGCCATCAG gcccaggcctgcGTGCTGCTCCAGAAGGCCCTGCCCACACGGGAGCTGCGAGCATGCTTTGAAGACCCTGAGTGGGAGCAGCTGGTCAGCCAGGTCCTGGCCAAGGTCACGGAG AGCCTGCGGACCCTGGGTGAGGCCCAGACCAAGTCGGAGCTTCAGAAGGAGCTGTCGTCCTTAGGGCTGCTCAACACCCTCTTCAGGACCGTTCaccaggag AAGCTGACCGTGGACCTGACCACCGTCCTGGGCGTACTGCAGAGCAAGCAGCCGAATCTCCAACAGAGGCTGCAGCAGGGGGAGCGCATGGCTGGGTCCAGCCGCCTCTATGACCTCTACTGGCAGGCCATGAAGGCCCTTGGGGTCCA gcgccccaagtcagAGAAGAAGGACATTAAGGAAGCCCCCAGTGTCACACAGAACCCCATTagcacaaagaggaagaaaaaggggtTCTTGCCAGAGACCAAGAAGCGCAAGAAACGTAAGTCGGAGGGGCCCGCACAAGAGGAGGACGCCAAGCCCGCAGCCACCGGCGAGCAGCAGCCCCCCggcacccccagccctggcaagCGGAGGCGGCACAAGAGGAAggccccggcggcggcggcggcggcgcccccagaccctgcccccgcccccacccagacCCCGAAGCTTCGGAAGAAGAAGCGGAAGCTGTCCCAGGTGAACGGAGCCACCCCCGCGTCCCCCGTGGAGCCTGCCGACACAAAGCAGCCTCAGAAGGACCTGCCCGCAAAGGGGGTCTCCGGCAAGTCCCCGAAGTCCGTGCTGCCACGGAAGAAGGCCAGGCTGTCCTTGGCCAGCAGGagccccagcctcctccagaGCGTGGCCAAGAGGAAGAAGGTGCAGCTCCGGAAGAGGAAGGCCTGA